A genomic window from Cucumis melo cultivar AY chromosome 8, USDA_Cmelo_AY_1.0, whole genome shotgun sequence includes:
- the LOC103484626 gene encoding probable WRKY transcription factor 31, whose translation MDKGWGLTLRDSDHQSIGFFSNKQPPPPPPPTLNSFQRMFQGLEFSAKLGHTDSTSDDNNRLAVEVDFFSAKKRLVDDLEADQDSKPTSTTSIIKDDKALTPPPPPTTSFNLVNTGLHLLTANTGSHQSTVDDGISSDGEDKRAKNELAQLQVELQRMNAENHKLRDMLSHVSNNYSSLQMHLLTLMQQQQQQQNHSSEPANQREIAGEKKSTEIKHEVGKVMVPRQFMDLGPSGNNNNMGESEELLCNSSSDERTRSGSPLNINNNNTETASKKRDHAEIMPPNSDHENSKRSIPREDSPESESQGWGPNHKTPRFNNSSNSKPIDQSTEATMRKARVSVRARSEAPMISDGCQWRKYGQKMAKGNPCPRAYYRCTMAVGCPVRKQVQRCAEDRTILITTYEGNHNHPLPPAAMAMASTTTAAATMLLSGSMSSADHNLMNPNLLARAILPCSSSMATISASAPFPTITLDLTHSPNPLQFQRPTAAPFHVPFPGGQPPSAAAQLPQVLGQALYNNQSKFSGLQLSHEMGANSSPLGHHQITQPATPAQPGGASFADTLSAATAAITADPNFTAALAAAISSIIGGTHPNNNSNTNTSNNTTTNNNGSSNNNSKISSFPGN comes from the exons ATGGACAAAGGATGGGGTCTAACTCTTCGTGATTCTGATCATCAGTCAATTGGGTTCTTCTCAAACAAGCAACCACCACCCCCACCCCCACCCACTCTCAATTCCTTCCAGAGAATGTTTCAAGGTTTAGAATTCTCCGCAAAACTTGGCCACACCGACTCCACTTCCGACGATAATAATCGTTTGGCCGTCGAGGTCGATTTTTTCTCCGCTAAGAAAAGACTGGTTGATGATCTTGAGGCCGATCAAGACTCCAAACCTACTTCTACTACTTCTATCATTAAAGACGATAAAGCTTTGACCCCTCCGCCTCCCCCCACAACTTCCTTCAATCTTGTTAAC actGGATTGCATCTGTTAACTGCTAACACCGGAAGCCATCAATCAACCGTTGATGATGGAATTTCATCAGATGGTGAAGATAAACGAGCCAAAAACGAg CTAGCGCAGCTACAAGTGGAGCTTCAGCGAATGAACGCAGAGAATCACAAGCTAAGGGACATGCTAAGCCATGTGAGCAACAACTATAGTTCTTTACAAATGCATCTCTTGACCTTAATGCAACAGCAGCAGCAACAACAAAATCACTCCTCCGAACCCGCTAATCAACGAGAG ATTGCTGGGGAGAAGAAATCCACGGAAATAAAACATGAAGTTGGAAAGGTAATGGTACCAAGACAATTTATGGATCTAGGACCAAGTGGAAATAACAACAACATGGGTGAAAGCGAAGAATTATTATGTAATTCCTCATCGGATGAAAGAACTCGTTCTGGGTCTCCATTGaacatcaacaacaacaatacCGAAACCGCTTCCAAAAAAAGAGATCACGCGGAAATCATGCCTCCTAATTCCGATCACGAAAATTCCAAAAGATCCATCCCCAGAGAAGATAGCCCCGAATCAGAATCTCAGGGTTGGGGTCCCAACCATAAGACCCCCCGCTTCAACAATTCTTCTAATTCTAAACCAATTGACCAATCCACCGAAGCTACCATGCGTAAAGCCCGTGTCTCAGTCCGTGCTCGTTCCGAAGCTCCCATG ATTTCCGATGGGTGTCAATGGCGGAAATATGGCCAAAAAATGGCTAAAGGAAACCCTTGTCCACGAGCCTATTATCGCTGCACAATGGCTGTGGGTTGCCCTGTTCGCAAACAA GTCCAACGTTGTGCTGAAGATAGGACTATATTGATAACAACTTACGAAGGCAACCACAACCACCCACTTCCGCCGGCGGCGATGGCGATGGCGTCAACCACGACAGCGGCGGCTACTATGTTATTATCAGGGTCTATGTCAAGTGCGGACCATAATTTAATGAACCCAAATTTATTAGCTCGAGCCATACTTCCATGTTCTTCAAGCATGGCTACAATTTCAGCTTCAGCTCCATTTCCAACAATCACATTAGACCTCACTCACAGTCCAAACCCATTGCAGTTTCAAAGACCCACCGCAGCGCCTTTCCACGTGCCGTTCCCTGGCGGACAACCACCATCAGCCGCCGCCCAATTGCCTCAAGTTTTGGGACAAGCCTTATATAACAATCAGTCAAAATTCTCCGGGCTACAGCTTTCTCATGAAATGGGAGCTAATTCCTCTCCCTTGGGTCATCACCAAATTACACAACCCGCAACTCCAGCCCAACCTGGTGGTGCTTCTTTTGCTGACACGTTGAGTGCCGCAACGGCTGCTATCACCGCTGATCCCAATTTCACAGCCGCGCTCGCCGCCGCTATCTCCTCCATTATCGGCGGAACCCATCCCAACAATAATAGCAACACCAATACCAGTAATAATACAACAACCAACAACAACGGAAGCAGCAACAACAACAG